The following coding sequences are from one Culex quinquefasciatus strain JHB chromosome 1, VPISU_Cqui_1.0_pri_paternal, whole genome shotgun sequence window:
- the LOC6045607 gene encoding mitochondrial dicarboxylate carrier encodes MADDKRKRVSYWYFGGLASAGAACCTHPLDLLKVTLQTQQEGKISLLQLTGKVVRTQGVLALYNGLSASLLRQLTYSTTRFGIYEVGKQAMGNDSGFLGKAALAGAAGAAGGFVGTPADMVNVRMQNDIKLPLEQRRNYKNAIDGLFRVYREEGFRRLFSGATTATSRAVFMTIGQLSFYDLVKDLLLNSGYFGDNLTTHFLSSLTAGAIATTMTQPLDVLKTRAMNAKPGEFASVWDIVKYTARLGPLGFFKGYVPAFVRLGPHTILTFVFLEQLRMNFGYLKPEKK; translated from the exons ATGGCCGATGACAAGCGGAAACGAGTATCTTACTGGTACTTTGGAGGGCTGGCCAGCGCTGGAGCGGCGTGCTGTACCCATCCGTTGGATCTGCTGAAGGTCACACTGCAAACTCAACAGGAGGGTAAGATATCTCTGTTGCAGCTCACCGGCAAGGTCGTCCGTACGCAGGGCGTTCTGGCGTTATACAATGGGTTGTCGGCATCGCTGCTCCGACAGCTGACCTATTCCACTACCCGGTTCGGTATCTACGAGGTCGGCAAGCAAGCCATGGGCAATGATTCGGGCTTCCTGGGTAAGGCGGCTTTGGCCGGAGCTGCGGGAGCTGCCGGTGGTTTCGTGGGAACCCCAGCCGATATGGTGAACGTACGCATGCAGAACGACATCAAGCTGCCACTGGAGCAAAGAAGAAA CTACAAGAATGCCATCGACGGTCTTTTCCGCGTCTATCGAGAAGAGGGCTTCCGTCGGCTTTTCTCAGGTGCAACAACCGCTACCTCACGTGCCGTGTTCATGACCATTGGTCAACTGTCCTTCTACGATTTG GTCAAGGACCTTCTGCTCAACTCGGGCTATTTCGGGGATAACCTTACGACCCACTTCCTGTCGTCGCTGACGGCGGGAGCGATCGCGACCACCATGACTCAGCCGCTGGACGTGCTGAAGACGCGAGCAATGAACGCCAAACCGGGCGAGTTCGCTAGCGTGTGGGACATCGTGAAGTATACGGCCCGGCTGGGACCGCTTGGGTTCTTCAAGGGCTACGTGCCGGCCTTCGTCCGCCTCGGACCGCACACCATCCTGACGTTCGTGTTCCTCGAACAGCTGCGGATGAACTTCGGGTATCTGAAGCCGGAGAAGAAGTAA
- the LOC119771232 gene encoding elongator complex protein 6, whose product MAQPVLATCGLNEATIPSLTLIKQDSGVDGSFLIVAILGHRLKTSKDHRVLLIAAQHNFTHYSSACLKLNYNLGPSRDSGQLQTMDIGADLFQNFPEAGPNLSDLQKHIEVFLQSSPQATILIDDLTFFLNLGHIESQLIDFVEAIVTGLNRPNQAVVIKLNTADLYDVLGANLDDLAATELRLERLTSGNFREVDGRLTVSRVREEEDALVQTKQRERQVLFKVNERNVKVFVPGELGIKNL is encoded by the coding sequence ATGGCTCAACCTGTGTTAGCTACGTGTGGCCTCAACGAAGCGACCATTCCTTCACTCACCCTCATCAAGCAGGACTCCGGAGTAGACGGTAGCTTCCTAATTGTCGCAATTCTTGGCCATCGCCTCAAAACGTCCAAAGATCATCGAGTCCTGCTGATCGCTGCCCAGCACAACTTCACCCACTACAGTTCGGCCTGCCTCAAGCTGAACTACAACCTGGGACCATCCCGAGACTCTGGACAACTGCAAACAATGGACATTGGAGCCGACCTATTCCAGAACTTCCCCGAAGCAGGTCCCAATCTAAGCGACCTGCAGAAGCACATCGAAGTATTCCTCCAAAGTTCACCACAAGCAACAATTCTGATCGATGACTTGACCTTCTTCCTCAACCTCGGTCACATCGAGTCGCAGCTGATCGATTTCGTCGAAGCAATCGTCACCGGGCTAAATCGTCCCAATCAAGCGGTCGTAATCAAGCTGAACACGGCCGACCTGTACGACGTGCTGGGTGCAAACTTGGACGATCTGGCCGCGACGGAACTGCGGCTGGAGCGGTTGACGTCGGGCAACTTTCGCGAAGTAGATGGGCGGTTGACCGTGAGCAGGGTGCGTGAGGAGGAGGACGCGTTAGTGCAGACGAAGCAGCGGGAACGGCAGGTGCTGTTTAAGGTAAACGAACGGAACGTGAAGGTGTTTGTGCCGGGCGAGCTGGGGATTAAGAATCTGTGA